The following proteins are co-located in the Manihot esculenta cultivar AM560-2 chromosome 9, M.esculenta_v8, whole genome shotgun sequence genome:
- the LOC110607726 gene encoding DEAD-box ATP-dependent RNA helicase 38 — MADATEPTASADTESKTPASVVESTELENKPQTAEITSTSMVDAAEPTASVETESKPPASAAESTEPENKSQTVEIKRWADVVDDEEQPSGTASSSEDKIAEELKVDKLTIDDAQKINKFLDDPEDSRIQAVTSGDTPYTSASTFEDLNLSPELLKGLYVEMKFQKPSKIQAISLPMILTPPYKDLIAQAHNGSGKTTCFVLGMLSRVDPNVKRPQALCICPTRELSIQNLEVLQKMGKYTGISSECAVPMESGNSDRSRSRPPIFAQVVIGTPGTIKRLMSQKKLSVIDMKVLVFDEADHMLAKDGFQDDSLRIMKDIERLNARCQILLFSATFDETVKNFVSRIVKKDHNQLFVKKEELSLDSVKQYKVYCPDEMVKILVIKDRILELGENLGQTIIFVNTKRSAGMLHKALVDLGYEVTTIHGALTHEDRDKIVKEFKDGLTQVLISTDLLARGFDQQQVNLVINYDLPVKYETPSEPHYEVYLHRIGRAGRFGRKGAVFNFVMSERDAMIMEKIDKYFGTQVKAVPSWNSEEDFKIALKEAGLL; from the exons ATGGCGGATGCTACGGAACCCACCGCCAGTGCGGATACGGAGAGCAAAACGCCTGCCTCTGTCGTCGAGAGTACAGAGCTAGAAAACAAGCCACAAACGGCGGAAATTACCAGTACTTCAATGGTGGATGCTGCAGAACCCACCGCCAGTGTGGAGACGGAGAGCAAACCACCTGCCTCTGCCGCCGAGAGTACAGAGCCAGAAAACAAGTCACAAACGGTGGAAATAAAGCGATGGGCTGATGTAGTAGACGATGAGGAGCAACCGAGCGGCACTGCCTCCTCATCCGAGGATAAAATCGCTGAGGAACTCAAAGTGGATAAATTAACTATTGATGATGCCCAAAAAATCAACAAATTCCTCGATGACCCCGAAGATTCTAGGATCCAAGCT GTTACATCTGGTGATACCCCGTATACTTCAGCAAGTACATTTGAAGATTTGAACCTGTCACCTGAGCTGCTGAAGGGATTGTATGTGGAGATGAAATTCCAGAAACCTAGCAAAATCCAAGCTATAAGTCTTCCGATGATTTTGACTCCTCCATACAAAGATTTGATTGCTCAGGCACATAATGGTTCTGGTAAGACCACTTGTTTTGTGCTTGGCATGTTGAGTCGCGTCGATCCAAATGTGAAAAGACCTCAGGCACTCTGCATTTGTCCTACAAGAGAGTTATCCATTCAG AATTTGGAGGTTCTTCAAAAGATGGGAAAATACACTGGAATCAGTTCAGAATGTGCGGTGCCAATGGAGAGTGGAAACAGTGATAGGTCTAGAAGTCGGCCACCAATATTTGCTCAAGTAGTTATTGGCACCCCTGGTACAATAAAGAGATTAATGTCGCAGAAGAAATTAAGTGTTATTGATATGAAAGTTCTTGTTTTTGATGAGGctgatcacatgcttgccaag GATGGTTTTCAAGATGATTCCTTGAGGATAATGAAGGATATTGAAAGACTCAATGCTCGCTGCCAG ATTCTTCTGTTTTCTGCAACATTTGATGAGACTGTCAAGAATTTTGTATCAAGGATTGTGAAGAAAGATCACAATCAACTCTTTGTGAAGAAAGAAGAACTATCATTAGATTCTGTAAAGCAGTACAAGGTATACTGTCCTGATGAGATGGTCAAAATTCTAGTAATTAAAGACAGAATCCTTGAACTGGGAGAGAACCTGGGACAGACGATTATATTTGTGAACACAAAACGGAGTGCGGGAATGCTGCACAAGGCACTTGTGGACTTGGGTTATGAAGTGACCACCATTCATGGTGCACTCACTCATGAAGATAGAGACAAAATAGTCAAAGAGTTCAAAGATGGGTTGACTCAAGTTCTGATATCAACTGATCTTTTAGCCCGAGGCTTTGATCAACAGCAG GTTAATTTGGTTATCAATTATGATCTTCCAGTGAAGTACGAGACTCCATCAGAGCCTCATTATGAGGTGTACCTGCATAGGATTGGTAGAGCAGGGCGTTTTGGCCGCAAAG GAGCTGTCTTCAACTTTGTGATGAGTGAGAGGGACGCGATGATCATGGAAAAAATTGACAAGTATTTTGGCACCCAAGTAAAAGCG gtgccatcctggaACAGTGAGGAGGATTTTAAGATAGCCCTGAAAGAAGCTGGATTGCTGTAA
- the LOC122724695 gene encoding UDP-glycosyltransferase 73C1-like — translation MDSNSHQLHFLLFPFMAQGHMIPMMDIARLLAHHGMIVTVITTPLNAKRFTPTLSRAVESGLRIQFIELQFPAEEAGLPKDCENFDMLPSLGSAVEFFLSTYRLLEPVQRLLEELKPRPSCIISDMCLPYTAQVARKIGVPRIAFNGFCCFSMLCMHCIYTSRILESLKSESEYFVVPGLPHHIEVTKDQLPESAVQNIDAFNEQLAEADKLTYGIIINTFEKLEAACVQEYKKVRRDKVWCIGPVSLYNKNSLDMVQRGNKASVEGSECFKWLDSQQPGSVIYVCFGSICNLLTSQLIELGSGLEASNRPFIWVLRGGGKSKEIEDWIVEDGFEERTKGRGLIIRGWAPQVAILSHPAIGGFLTHCGWNSTLEGICAGAPMVTWPLFADQFFNERLVVDVLKIGVKVGTEVTVGWGKEEKVGVLVRREAVTRAIDRLMDEGEEGEERRKRAKELSIMAKNAMEEDGSSYLNMKLLIQDILGQKC, via the coding sequence ATGGATTCCAACTCCCATCAACTTCACTTTCTCTTGTTTCCTTTCATGGCCCAAGGCCACATGATTCCTATGATGGACATAGCTAGATTATTAGCTCATCATGGAATGATTGTTACAGTAATCACTACACCACTTAATGCAAAGCGTTTCACACCAACCCTTTCTCGTGCTGTTGAATCTGGACTCAGAATTCAATTTATTGAACTCCAATTTCCTGCAGAAGAAGCAGGCTTACCCAAAGATTGCGAGAATTTTGACATGCTTCCTTCATTGGGTTCGGCCGTTGAGTTCTTCTTGTCAACCTACCGGCTTCTGGAGCCAGTCCAACGATTGCTTGAAGAGTTAAAGCCAAGGCCCAGTTGTATAATTTCTGATATGTGTTTACCCTACACAGCTCAGGTTGCTAGGAAGATTGGTGTTCCAAGAATAGCTTTCAATGGCTTTTGTTGCTTTTCTATGCTATGCATGCACTGCATTTACACTTCCAGGATTCTTGAGAGTTTAAAATCTGAATCCGAATACTTTGTTGTTCCTGGATTGCCTCATCATATTGAAGTAACGAAAGACCAGCTCCCAGAATCTGCGGTTCAAAATATAGATGCGTTTAATGAGCAATTGGCAGAAGCTGACAAGCTGACTTATGGGATTATTATTAATACCTTCGAGAAGTTGGAAGCTGCATGTGTCCAAGAATACAAGAAGGTAAGAAGAGATAAGGTTTGGTGCATTGGTCCCGTTTCTTTATACAACAAGAACAGCTTGGATATGGTTCAGAGAGGAAATAAGGCTTCAGTTGAAGGATCTGAATGCTTCAAGTGGCTTGATTCACAGCAACCAGGGTCTGTAATATATGTCTGCTTTGGTAGCATTTGCAATTTATTAACTTCACAATTGATAGAACTTGGGTCAGGCTTAGAAGCATCAAACAGACCTTTCATTTGGGTGCTGAGAGGAGGAGGGAAATCAAAAGAAATAGAAGACTGGATTGTAGAAGATGGTTTCGAGGAAAGGACCAAAGGGAGAGGTCTCATAATTCGAGGCTGGGCACCACAGGTCGCAATACTCTCACACCCTGCAATTGGTGGATTCTTAACACATTGTGGATGGAACTCAACGCTGGAAGGGATATGTGCTGGTGCACCAATGGTCACATGGCCACTTTTTGCAGACCAGTTCTTCAATGAGAGACTAGTTGTGGATGTGCTGAAGATTGGTGTAAAGGTTGGGACAGAGGTTACTGTTGGATGGGGAAAGGAAGAGAAGGTTGGAGTTTTGGTGAGAAGAGAAGCTGTTACAAGGGCAATAGACAGGTTGAtggatgaaggagaagaaggtgaggaaagaagaaaaagagcaaAAGAGTTGAGTATCATGGCAAAAAATGCAATGGAGGAAGATGGGTCTTCTTATCTCAATATGAAACTGCTAATACAAGACATCCTGGGCCAGAAATGCTGA
- the LOC110607725 gene encoding UDP-glycosyltransferase 73C1 yields the protein MASDSHQLHFILFPFMAQGHMIPMMDIARLLAHHGMIVTVITTPLNAQRFKPIISRDVESGLIIQFIELQFPGEEAGLPKDCENIDMLPSLGSGNEFFLSTYRLLEPVQRLLEELNPRPSCIISDMCLPYTAQVARKLGVPRLGFNGFCCFSTLCMLCLRTSKILESIKSENEYFVVPGLPDSIEITKKQLPRAMLHDWGAFSEQLVAAQEVTYGIILNSYEELEAAYAQEFKKVKRDKVWFIGPVSLFNKNNLDKVQRGNKSSIEESECFNWLDSQQPTSVIYVCFGSLCNLITSQLIELGSGLEASNRTFIWVLRGGEKSKEIEDWIVEDGFEERTKGRGLIIRGWAPQVAILQHPAIGGFLTHCGWNSTLEGICAGAPMVTWPLFGDQFFNERLVVDVLKIGVKVGTEATVTWGMEEKIGILVKREAVTKAIERLMDEGEEGEERRKRAKEFSVKARAAMEEDGSSYLNMKLLIQDIMRQKANVK from the coding sequence ATGGCTTCCGATTCCCACCAACTACACTTTATCTTGTTTCCTTTCATGGCACAAGGCCACATGATTCCAATGATGGACATAGCTAGATTATTAGCTCATCATGGAATGATTGTTACAGTAATCACTACACCACTTAACGCCCAGCGTTTCAAACCAATCATTTCTCGTGATGTGGAATCTGGACTCATAATTCAGTTTATTGAACTCCAGTTTCCAGGAGAAGAAGCAGGATTACCAAAAGATTGCGAGAATATAGATATGCTTCCTTCACTGGGATCAGGCAATGAGTTCTTCTTGTCCACTTACCGGCTTCTGGAGCCAGTCCAAAGATTGCTCGAAGAGCTAAACCCTCGGCCTAGTTGTATAATTTCTGATATGTGTTTACCCTACACAGCTCAGGTTGCTAGAAAGCTTGGTGTTCCGAGACTTGGTTTCAATGGCTTTTGTTGCTTTTCTacactatgcatgctctgtttACGCACTTCAAAAATACTTGAGAGCATAAAATCTGAAAACGAGTACTTTGTTGTGCCTGGATTGCCCGATTCTATTGAAATAACCAAAAAGCAGCTTCCAAGAGCTATGCTTCATGATTGGGGTGCATTTTCTGAGCAACTGGTAGCTGCTCAAGAGGTGACTTACGGGATTATTCTTAATTCCTATGAAGAGTTGGAGGCAGCATATGCTCAAGAATTCAAGAAGGTAAAGAGGGATAAGGTTTGGTTCATTGGTCCAGTTTCATTATTCAACAAGAACAACTTGGATAAGGTTCAGAGAGGGAATAAGTCCTCAATTGAAGAATCTGAATGCTTCAACTGGCTTGATTCACAGCAACCAACGTCTGTAATATATGTCTGCTTTGGTAGCCTTTGCAATTTAATAACTTCTCAGTTGATAGAACTTGGGTCAGGCTTAGAAGCATCAAACAGAACTTTCATTTGGGTGCTAAGAGGAGGGGAGAAATCAAAAGAAATAGAAGATTGGATCGTAGAAGATGGTTTCGAGGAAAGAACCAAAGGGAGAGGTCTCATAATTCGAGGCTGGGCGCCACAAGTAGCAATACTCCAACACCCAGCAATTGGTGGGTTCTTAACACACTGTGGATGGAACTCAACGCTAGAAGGGATATGTGCTGGTGCACCAATGGTTACATGGCCACTTTTTGGAGACCAGTTCTTCAATGAGAGACTAGTTGTTGATGTACTGAAGATTGGCGTAAAGGTCGGGACAGAGGCTACTGTGACATGGGGAATGGAAGAGAAGATTGGAATTTTGGTGAAAAGGGAAGCTGTTACAAAGGCAATAGAAAGGTTGATGGACGAAGGAGAAGAAGGTgaggaaagaagaaaaagagcaaAAGAGTTTAGCGTCAAGGCAAGGGCTGCAATGGAGGAAGATGGATCTTCTTATCTCAACATGAAATTATTAATACAAGATATCATGCGACAGAAAGCAAATGTTAAGTAA